In Lathamus discolor isolate bLatDis1 chromosome 1, bLatDis1.hap1, whole genome shotgun sequence, the following are encoded in one genomic region:
- the NPY5R gene encoding neuropeptide Y receptor type 5 codes for MDLGLKDHNNRTPTKNTSATTKNFSAWEDYKSSVDDIQYFLIGLYTLISLAGFMGNLLILTALLKRKQKTIINILIGNLAFSDILVVLFCSPFTLTSVLLDQWMFGTVMCHVMPFLQCASVLVSTLMLISIAAVRYRMIKYPLSSNLTDKQGYFLIVTIWAFGFAICSPLPVFHKIVDLSKTLNLEALENRLLCIESWPSDSYRIAFTIALLFMQYILPLACLTASHTSVCRSIGSRLSNKENKFEEKEMINLTLHSSKSTSTQEQPSGHSRWRWAFGRKHHRRYSRKLSSVMPAISRHHQDTHSRDIPESSGTEKSQLSSSSKFIPGIPICFEMKPEENTEIQNTIRVSQSIVRIKTRSRRVFCRLTVLILVFGLSWMPLHLFHIVTDFNATLISNRHFKLVYCICHLLGMMSCCLNPILYGFLNNSIKADLMSLIPCCQIP; via the coding sequence ATGGATTTAGGATTGAAAGACCATAACAACAGGACACCTACCAAGAACACCTCTGCTACTACAAAGAATTTTTCTGCCTGGGAAGACTATAAGAGTAGTGTTGATGACATACAGTACTTTCTTATCGGGCTGTACACACTTATAAGTCTGGCTGGCTTTATGGGAAATCTGCTTATATTAACAGCTCTACTAAAGCGTAAGCAGAAGACAATAATAAATATTCTCATTGGTAACTTGGCCTTTTCTGACATCTTGGTTGTGCTGTTTTGTTCACCTTTCACACTGACATCTGTCCTGCTTGACCAATGGATGTTTGGCACTGTTATGTGCCATGTAATGCCTTTCCTCCAGTGCGCCTCAGTTCTAGTTTCAACTTTGATGTTAATATCCATTGCTGCAGTCAGGTACCGTATGATAAAATATCCCCTTTCCAGCAATTTAACAGACAAACAAGGCTATTTCTTAATAGTGACCATCTGGGCCTTCGGCTTTGCAATTTGCTCCCCTCTGCCAGTATTCCACAAAATTGTGGACCTCAGCAAAACTCTGAATTTAGAGGCACTGGAGAACAGGCTTTTGTGTATTGAGTCATGGCCTTCCGACTCGTACAGAATAGCTTTTACCATAGCATTATTGTTCATGCAGTACATACTGCCACTGGCATGTTTAACTGCTAGCCACACCAGTGTCTGCAGGAGCATTGGGTCCAGGCTGtcaaacaaggaaaacaagttTGAAGAAAAGGAGATGATAAACCTAACTCTTCATTCCTCTAAGAGTACCAGCACACAGGAGCAGCCCTCTGGCCATTCTAGATGGAGATGGGCCTTTGGCAGAAAACACCACAGAAGATACAGTAGAAAGCTTTCAAGCGTGATGCCAGCTATTTCAAGGCATCATCAGGATACTCATTCCAGAGACATCCCAGAAAGCTCTGGCACAGAAAAAAGCCAGCTTTCTTCCTCTAGTAAATTCATCCCAGGGATACCTATCTGTTTTGAGatgaaaccagaagaaaatacagagatcCAGAACACGATTAGGGTATCCCAGTCCATTGTCAGAATTAAGACAAGATCTAGGAGAGTTTTTTGCAGATTGACAGTGCTAATCCTAGTTTTTGGTTTGAGTTGGATGCCTCTTCACCTTTTCCACATTGTGACGGATTTTAATGCCACTCTCATTTCTaacagacattttaaattaGTATATTGCATATGCCATTTGCTGGGTATGATGTCCTGCTGCTTGAATCCCATCCTCTATGGGTTTCTTAACAACAGCATAAAGGCTGATTTAATGTCCCTTATTCCGTGCTGCCAAATACCATGA